The Desulfurococcaceae archaeon DNA window TCCTCGTATTCGTCACCGTGGATAAGGGCATCGAGTACGCAGAGTACCTCGCAGCGAGGCTTAGGGAGCACGGTCTACGCGCAGAGGCTTTTCACTCGAAGAAGCAGGTAGGACTAGTGGAAAGGTTCGCGGCGGGCGAGATAGACGTGATGATCAGCGTTGCAACGTATTATGGGGTTATGGTGCGCGGAATAGACCTACCCGAGAGAGTGAAGTACACCATATTCGTTGGTGTCCCAAGGCACAAGTTCAGCACGAAGCTTGAGGCCGTGCCACCGGCAGATCTTCTCAGGTTGCTCGTAATAGCGAGAGAGGCCCTTGAAGGCAGAGAAAGGGAGGAAGCAGATGTTCTCATCGGCCGGATTGCGAGGAGATTAAGAACAATGAGCCAGGGTGCTTTAGCCGTTTTAAGAGAAAAGCTCCTCCAAGCCTTGCAGGGAAAAGAAGGGGGGGAAATGCCAATACTCAAAGACCTGCTACGGGCATACGAGATTATTAAAAACAATTTGAATAAACCGGGTTTCTTGAACAAGCTTAGTAGACTAGGAGATGTGGCGTTAATTAGCGAAAACTCAGAAGTGTTCATCTTAGTACCCGATGTTGCAACGTACATTCAAGCAAGTGGTAGATGCTCGAGACTTTATCCAGGTGGCATCACGAAAGGGCTATCGGTAATAATTGTAGACGACGAAAGGCTCTTAAATGGATTGATTAAGAGGCTACGCTGGATCTTTGAGGGCTTTAAAATTTCAAAGTTGGAAGAGATTGATCTTGAAAGGCTTATCGAGGAGATCGAGGAAGAACGCGAATTCGTGAAGAAGGTCCTGAGTGGTGAAGTACAAGCTGAAAAACAGCTCGAACTCGTTAAAACTGCTTTACTGGTGGTTGAATCGCCTAATAAAGCTCGCACCATAGCGAGCTTCTTTGGAAAGCCCAGTATCAGGGTGATCGGCGAAGGCATTAAGGCGTACGAAGTGACAATCGGCAATTATATACTTGATATTGTTGCGAGTGGAGGACACGTATACGACCTGGTGGTAGACCAGGTATTGCCGGAAGCGCGTGGCTTCAGGCAACTATATGGCGTATTGGTGTCAAATAACGAAGACGAATTCATTCCCGTATACACCGATATAAAGAAGTGCGTGGATGGGCACCAATTCACCGAGGAAACACTAACGTGTCCTCGATGCGGGCGCCTAGCTGGTAGGAAACTCAATGTAATAGATGCCCTTAGAAAAATAGCCAGCGAGGTGGACGTAGTGTTCATTGGGACGGATCCCGATGCTGAAGGCGAGAAGATCGCGTGGGATCTCAAGGTGCTCTTAGAGCCGTACTCGGAAAGGGTATGGAGAGTCGAGTTTCACGAAGTAACGCGGAGAGCCGTCATCAACGCGATACTTAACCCCAGAGAGTTCGACCACCGGCTCGTGGAAGCCCAGATCGTGAGAAGGGTGGAAGATAGATGGCTTGGGTTTTCTCTCTCAGAGATAGTCCAGAAATATGCGTGGAAAGTATATTGCATAAAGTATTTATGTGGCAAGCACGTGGAAGACCTCCAAAACTGCTTTAGACCTAATAGAAACCTAAGTGCAGGTAGAGTTCAGACCCCTGTTTTAGAGTACGTGATAGAAGAGTACAGAAAACACAAGGATCCAGCGTTCTTCAGCTACGTAGTCAGAGCGTGCCTCGAGGGAGACCGTAGACTTCGAGTAACGTTAAGCCACGAAGACGTGAAGAAGCTCGGTTTGCTAGATCGCGACGGCAGGCTGATCGGGTTCGGCAAGAAGGGCAAGGTAACGAGGCAACTGCTAGCGTTAGTAACGGTAGATGTCCTCGAGGAACGTGAAAACGAGGTCATGCCTCCTCCGCCCTTCACGACTGATACGTTGCTCGAAGAAGCGTCCAGGTTACTGGGCTTTTCCACAACCAAGACCATGGAGCTCGCACAAGAACTTTTCGAAATGGGCTTCATAACGTACCACAGAACGGATAGTACTCGAATAAGCGATGCAGGAATAGATGTCGCGAGGCAGTACCTCGAAGAGAGGTACGGACCTGCGAGGTTACTGGAGGTCTTTAAGCCTAGGACGTGGAGCACGAGCGGGGCACACGAGGCGATAAGACCTACTAGGCCTATCGATGCCGATCACCTCGCCGAGCTTTTAAGGGAAGGTGCCATTATCACTGTGACCAGGGTGACAAGAGATCACCTTAAGCTCTACGATTTAATTTTTAGAAGGTTCATTGCGAGCCAGATGAAGCCCGCGAAAGTGCTTAAACAAAAATTAAAAGTGGAGTTACAAGTAAACGGTAACAAGATCGACGTTGAGAAAGACGTGATAGTGGGTATCTTGGATAAAGGCTACTCGGAAATCTACGAGAATATTCAAATAGAATTGGACCGGTTTGGTGGTGAAGGGGGCAAGATAACCGGCTTTATCGAGGACGTCAAGAGGCAGAAATACCCGTTACCGAGGTTTCAC harbors:
- the rgy gene encoding reverse gyrase, producing the protein MLINGKASEAVVAAPRIELKVHGIYRHACPNCGGPISDLRLLYKAPCERCLPEDRFNRVISEVSGEANRLELLKKYRELLTVEGNIKKLVDEEAELNEFEEFFKSATRGFKMWSAQRMWAKRLLRRESFCIIAPTGTGKTVFSLVATLYRALKVKGKNRKCYLAFPTTPLLLQAWSKLLKFAENIGVKVCTQDDWHSDCLRVICIHGRLSKREREFYDERLRNEDYDILLTTSAYMHRHGDVIPKGVYDLVVMDDVDAVLRSGKAVQRLLNVLGLSDDAVNKGLELVKLKARMGILPPQEAEKTRALIEGLERELEEARRAVSDTVLIVNSATGKPRGAYSKLFRVFLNFEAGARPEAIRNIVDTYVIPPRDKVEEVLIDILRKLRGGVLVFVTVDKGIEYAEYLAARLREHGLRAEAFHSKKQVGLVERFAAGEIDVMISVATYYGVMVRGIDLPERVKYTIFVGVPRHKFSTKLEAVPPADLLRLLVIAREALEGREREEADVLIGRIARRLRTMSQGALAVLREKLLQALQGKEGGEMPILKDLLRAYEIIKNNLNKPGFLNKLSRLGDVALISENSEVFILVPDVATYIQASGRCSRLYPGGITKGLSVIIVDDERLLNGLIKRLRWIFEGFKISKLEEIDLERLIEEIEEEREFVKKVLSGEVQAEKQLELVKTALLVVESPNKARTIASFFGKPSIRVIGEGIKAYEVTIGNYILDIVASGGHVYDLVVDQVLPEARGFRQLYGVLVSNNEDEFIPVYTDIKKCVDGHQFTEETLTCPRCGRLAGRKLNVIDALRKIASEVDVVFIGTDPDAEGEKIAWDLKVLLEPYSERVWRVEFHEVTRRAVINAILNPREFDHRLVEAQIVRRVEDRWLGFSLSEIVQKYAWKVYCIKYLCGKHVEDLQNCFRPNRNLSAGRVQTPVLEYVIEEYRKHKDPAFFSYVVRACLEGDRRLRVTLSHEDVKKLGLLDRDGRLIGFGKKGKVTRQLLALVTVDVLEERENEVMPPPPFTTDTLLEEASRLLGFSTTKTMELAQELFEMGFITYHRTDSTRISDAGIDVARQYLEERYGPARLLEVFKPRTWSTSGAHEAIRPTRPIDADHLAELLREGAIITVTRVTRDHLKLYDLIFRRFIASQMKPAKVLKQKLKVELQVNGNKIDVEKDVIVGILDKGYSEIYENIQIELDRFGGEGGKITGFIEDVKRQKYPLPRFHDVIRWMKTCGIGRPSTYAKIIQTLIDRKYVAVSRVRKAFIVKRRGKEVFEFLKELYGDLVSVNKTSELERDMDLIERGEVSYQQVLAKIYREVTERIIGREADAQEHVKKELKKFVKELEEGAHPLPRECVEGLLPWISP